AGCTGAGGCCGACGGAGCGGCGCAGGTGGATGTCGGAGCGTTGGCTGAAAGACTGAACCCCAGCACACGCCACCCCCGGCAGGGTGAACCCAATCCCCCTCAGAATCCTAATTTCCCCGCAACAGCGAATCCTGGAATGGACTCCATTCCCCCGGTGGCTGACCGTTGTTGGCTCATCCTCTTCACCAACGGCCGGGATCGGGAATGGATTTCTTCCTGCGACGTCCCCGCGTTGGTGGGCGGAACGGAGCTCACGCCGTCGTTCGAGTGGGCCACCCCCGCGGATCCCGCGGCGCCGGGGGAGCCGGTTCCGTTGCCTCCCGGCGAGCCTGTGATCGTCACCGCGCAGGATCTGCAGTCACTACCGATCGACTCCGGGGGTCTGACGGTGCAGCCGGACCGGGGCTGGGTGCTCGTCAACATGGAGACGATCGCGCTGACCGGAGCCCGGGAGCACACGCTGGAGACGGTGGTGCTCGGGGTACCCGTACAGGTGCGAGTCGCGCCGGTGGAGTTCTCGTGGGACTTCGGGGACGGGTCGGCGCCGCTGGTCGGGACCGACCCGGGCGCGCCGTGGCCGGACCACACCGTGGCCCACACCTACACGGTGGCTGGTGATGCGCAGCTGACGTTGACCACGCAGTGGGAAGGGGCGTTCCTGGTCGAGGGCTCGCCGGACTGGATCCCGGTAACGGGTCGGGCGGTCACGCAGGAGGTCAGCGACCCCTTCGAGGTCGTCACAGCAACGCCACGCCTCGTCCGCAACAACTAGCGCCGCTGCCACCGCCGCAGGGCGCGGGATTGAAGGCCGCGTCTCGGCGCGGAGGGGCGCGAAATGCGGCGGCGCGCCCATCGTCTGCGGAGGCGCGAGAGGTGGCGCTCCTCGGCGCGGAGGGGCGCGAAGCGACGCGGGTCCGAGCGGTGCGGCACGATCAGCCCGTGAGCACGCGACTGGTCCTTCTCGCCGACACCCACTGGCCGAAGCGCGCCAAGAACCTTCCCGACCAGGTTTGGTCGGCCGTCGAGGAGGCCGACGTGGTCGTCCATGCCGGCGACTGGGTGGACGTCCGCCTCGTCGACGAGCTGGAGAGTCGCGCGCGCCGGCTCGTCGCCTGCTGGGGCAACAACGACGGCGCCGAGATCCGCCGTCGCCTTCCCGAGATCGCCCGTACGACGGTCGAGGACGTCCGCATTGCCGTCGTCCACGAGACCGGCTCGGCCCAGGGACGCGAGAAGCGCATGGACGCCCAGTTCCCCGACGTCGACGTCCTCGTGTTTGGCCACAGTCACATCCCGTGGGACACGGTCACCCCCGCGGGCATGCGCCTGCTCAACCCGGGCTCGCCGACGGACCGCCGTCGTCAGCCGCACTGCACGTACATGACGGTCGACGTGTCGGCCGGGGCCCTCGACGTCATCGTTCACCGTCTCTGACCGGTGGTGGTGCTGCGCCTCTCCCGCGGCAGTGCGTCGGGTCCTCCGCGGGCAGGTGTCGCATGCCCTGTGCGCTGCCCGATCGCGCCGCAGGTCGGGGACGCGGACGACCTAGCCTGCCCAGATGCGCGACGCCTCAGGCGCGGCCGGGCCGGCCCAGGACAACGGCCCACGAGAGCTCCGCCCGGCGTCGGGCGAACGGAACCGCGCCCGGGACCAGCGGCCCTCCACGGCCGAGCCGTCGCCGCTCGTACCAGCGGCGCCGATGACCGTGGGCGCGCTGGTCGCGCTGCAGCGCACGGCGGGCAACCAGGCGGCCAGCCGCTACCTCGCGGCCCATGCCCTACAGCCGGGGGTCCAACGAACGATCGCGCGTGGCTCGGGCACCGGCTGGGGGGCGA
The sequence above is a segment of the Georgenia faecalis genome. Coding sequences within it:
- a CDS encoding PKD domain-containing protein, with the translated sequence MDSIPPVADRCWLILFTNGRDREWISSCDVPALVGGTELTPSFEWATPADPAAPGEPVPLPPGEPVIVTAQDLQSLPIDSGGLTVQPDRGWVLVNMETIALTGAREHTLETVVLGVPVQVRVAPVEFSWDFGDGSAPLVGTDPGAPWPDHTVAHTYTVAGDAQLTLTTQWEGAFLVEGSPDWIPVTGRAVTQEVSDPFEVVTATPRLVRNN
- a CDS encoding metallophosphoesterase family protein; its protein translation is MSTRLVLLADTHWPKRAKNLPDQVWSAVEEADVVVHAGDWVDVRLVDELESRARRLVACWGNNDGAEIRRRLPEIARTTVEDVRIAVVHETGSAQGREKRMDAQFPDVDVLVFGHSHIPWDTVTPAGMRLLNPGSPTDRRRQPHCTYMTVDVSAGALDVIVHRL